CAGAATACAACGGATGTCCTCCTCCACCGAAAAAACCAGACGTAACAGTTGTTAACGAGACATTGAAAGATATCTTGTTCGACTTCAACAAAGCTACGATCAGACCAGAATCTAGCGGTAAGTTAGATACAGCTGCTAAGATCATTAAAGATGCAGAAGAAACTAACTTCTTAGTAGTTGGTATGACTGATAAGAAAGGTTCTGCTTCTTACAACTTGAACCTATCTAAGCAAAGAGCTGCTGCTGTAGTTGCTGCTTTAGAATCTAGAGGAATCAACCCTAACACACTTAAGTCTGTAGGTATCGGTTCTCAAGAAGCTGTTGAGCCTGCTACTGCATCTGATGCTGTAAGACAGAAAGACAGAAAAGTTATCGTAAGAGCTATCTCTGGTGCTGACTGGGAAACTTACAAGAAAAATGACATTACTGTAGCTAAGCCAGTTAAAAAGGCTGTTAAAAAAGCTCCAGCTAAGAAAAAAGCTCCGGCTAAAAAGAAAAAATAATTAATTTTTCTAAATAATAAATACCTCCAATTTTTTGGGGGTATTTTTTTTTTGTTCACTTTTAATTAATTTTGTTGAAAATTTAAAAATAAAAATGGGAAGAGCATTTGAATATAGAAAAGCTTCTAAAATGGCCAGATGGGATAAAATGGCTAAAACATTCTCTAAAATAGGAAAAGATATTGCCCTGGCTGTAAAGGCGGGAGGATCAGACCCTGAGGCAAATCCGGCTTTAAGAAGATGCATCCAGAATGCAAAAGGTGCCAACATGCCGAAAGATAATGTGGAAAGAGCAATCAAAAAGGCAAGCGGTGCTGATGCAGAAAGCTATGAAGAGATCACATACGAAGGATACGGGCAAGGAGGTGTAGCATTTTTCGTAGAATGTACTACAAATAATCCAACAAGAACCGTAGCGAACGTAAGAGCTGTTTTTAATAAGTTTGACGGAAATCTTGGTAAGAATGGCGAATTGGCATTTATTTTCGACAGAAAAGGTATTTTTACCATTGATCTGGCTCAGATTAAAATGGATTGGGATGATTTTGAAATGGAAATGATTGACGGTGGAGCAGAAGATGTTGAAAAGGATGAAGAAGAAGTAATGATTACAACAGCTTTCGAGGATTTTGGTTCCCTGTCTCACAAATTAGACGAATTGGGGATTGAAGCAAAGAGCGCGGAACTTCAGAGAATTCCTAATAATACAAAAGAGGTTAATGCAGACC
This region of Chryseobacterium vaccae genomic DNA includes:
- a CDS encoding YebC/PmpR family DNA-binding transcriptional regulator, coding for MGRAFEYRKASKMARWDKMAKTFSKIGKDIALAVKAGGSDPEANPALRRCIQNAKGANMPKDNVERAIKKASGADAESYEEITYEGYGQGGVAFFVECTTNNPTRTVANVRAVFNKFDGNLGKNGELAFIFDRKGIFTIDLAQIKMDWDDFEMEMIDGGAEDVEKDEEEVMITTAFEDFGSLSHKLDELGIEAKSAELQRIPNNTKEVNADQFKANMKMLERFEEDDDVQNVYHNMEITEELMDSL